CAAATTAACCTCTTTATAGGTTTGGCAGGTGTTTTGGCTGTATATTTTTCAGATACAATATACATACCTTATTGGGTATTTCTGATTTTACCTTTTGTTGCGCTATATTATGTAGGTTATTCAATATATAAAAATTCTTCACCAAGCATAATGATTATTCCACCTGATGAAGATGATGTAGAAGTTAGATGTGAGTCGATTATGGGTTTCAAAATTATAATGAAATCAAGGATAACAAATTTTGGTGCAAGGGCAGGTTCGTTAGAAAACATTAAAGTACATTACTTAGGTTTTAATGGTATTAGAGATGAATTCTTACTTCGAAATTTAAAGCTTTCAGCTGACGACCCCGTTGTACTAAAAAAGAAGCCTAACGCTACAATGGCACTTAAACCAAGAGACTTTCAGTTTGACTATCCATTAATGGTTGCGGTTGATAAGAACGAGTATATATTTTTTTATACAGAATTTCGCATTGGCGATTATTTTGGATACGATGAAGAAAATAAAAAGGATGTATTAAAATGGTTAAAAACATTGGATTTTGAACTCGAATATAAATATAAAGATACACGTAAGACTTACGTGAAAAAAGAAAAAATAATAATTAATACAGACAACTTTTATGATTTACACGAAAAAGCTAAGGAGAGACAAAAAGGATTTGAGGAATTTTTAAAAAATGAGTAAGGTAAGGTAAATCAACAATAAATAGACCGATGGCTAATTGTAGAATAATTTTTTATTGTAATGAATGACATCAAACACTGCTTCACAGGAATTTTTAACTACTTTATATTTGTAATGTAATTAAAAATGTAGGAAGTAGTCTTTATACTTCTAGCTATATATACATAGGAATTCTTAATACATCAATCTTCCTCATTCCTCACTACTGAAGGAGTAGTGGCGGACCTGCCCGAACCAGCAGCTGGCGGTGGCATGCCTGATTAAGTCATCGCCCGTTTAGAAAAATCCCCTCTCACATCATGTGAGAGGGGATTTTTTGTATTTGAATCACAAGGGCAGGGAATTCTACTTTCTCGAAGTATACTGAAAAACGGGATCCATCAACTCAAACTCATAAGTCTCACTATTGACCTTCCCAACAACTTGTTCGCTATCATAAAGATCCAGCATAAACTGTGCCATCTCTTTTGCGGTGTGGAATTTCTGCACATTGTCGCTATAGCTGAAATCGTCAAGCTCCCGCGCCGTTTTTACGAATTCGGTTTCGGTCATGGATGGTGCGAGTATTTTCACTTTCAACCGAGCTCCGTTGTCCTGTAGTTCCTGGGCCAGGCCTTCTGTAAATGCGCTTACGTAAAATTTGGTCGCAGCGTATGTAACGGCATTTGACACGATTCTATAGCCCAAGTCAGATGATACGTTGATGAGCTGCGCGCCTTCTTGGTCCGCGTAGTCGCGTGCATAAAGAGTGGAAAGCGTGGTGAGTGCTTCGATATTTACGCGCAGCATCTTTTCCGTTTTAGTTACATCCTGTTCAGCAACAGTTGCACTGTTTCCGAAGCCGGCGTTGTTCACAAAGGTTTCGATATCGTATTCTTTCAGGCTTTCGTATAGTGCATGGACTTGGTCACTTTCAGATAGGTCTGCCTTCTTGATGACGACGTCGAGATCGGGGTTTATGTCTTGAATGTTCTCTTTAAGCTTATTGAGCTCGGTTTCTCTTCTTGCGACAAGGATCAGGTTTTTGCCACGTGCTGCGAAAGCCAGTGCAGCTTCATATCCGATTCCTGAGCTGGCGCCTGTAATTACTGTGTATTTCATCTAAATCCCTCCGTTAAAATAAATATAGTAAGTGTACAGAAACAAATAAACTCTCGTGAAATTGTGCTAGTTCTTGATTGAAAGATCAGCAATGAATTAACTACCAATTAACTCACTAAAAATTTCTTGGAGTATTTGGAATTATAAGTGTACTTAATTGAAGAGTATACACTATTTTCCTGCTAGTAAAGGAATAAGGAGATTCATTGAAAAACCCATTAGTTCATTAAAAAGTGGGTTTACGGGTATAAAGTGGATACGACAAGTTTTTCTAGAGCATGCAGCTGAACTCGGCGATCGAAGCACAGCACGTATAAAGGGAACATCGCAGAGGGTATGGCCATGACAAGCATCGCAGTTGTGCCAAGCGCACTTCAAGGCTTATACTCGGTGCATCAATAATCTTTGGATAAGCAAGAGGACGTCTGCACGATAATGGACGCAATAGATAGAAGAAAGGTGAAGAATGATGGATATTACAAAAGCTGAGACAGTTGAAGAACGCATGGACATATTGAACGAAACCGTTGCGCCATTTACAGAACGCGCGGCGCGCAACGACGCAGAGAGAACATTTCCGTTCGACAATTTCAAGGAATTGAAAGCGATCAATTACCCGGCGCTGACGATTCCAAAAGAATATGGCGGAGCGGGCATTTCCTTATCGGAGATGCTGCGCTATCAGGAAGCGATCAGCCGGGCGGACGGGTCGACCGGTTTGTCGATTGGCTGGCATATGGGCATCGTCAAAGATTTGGGCGAGACGAAGAAATGGGACGAGTCGGTGCTCGAAGATTTATTCGATGACATCAAAGCACGCGGCGCCTTGATCAATAATTGCGCGACTGAAAAGCAGACCGGCAGCCCAACAAGAGGCGGCAAACCGTCAACCATGGCTAGAAAAGTGGACGGTTCGTGGGTCATCGATGGCCGCAAATCGTTCACCTCCATGTCGCCGGTGTTGGATTATTTCAATGTCACGGCGGTAATCGAAGAGACCGGGGAAGTCGGCTATTTCCTCGTGCCAAGGTCAGCTGACGGTGTGGCAATTGACGAAACCTGGGATAGCGTGGCAATGACCGGTACCGGAAGCCATGACTTGGTGCTGACGAATGTTCGGGTGGAGGAAAAGGCTTTGGTCGAAATCAGTACGCCCGGCAAAAAGCAGCCGGCGGGATGGCTTTTGCATATTCCAGCGTGTTACCTCGGCATCGCCCAGGCCGCGCAGGATTACGCAATCCGCTTTGCGCAAGACTATTCGCCGAACAGCTTGAACGGGCCGATCATCGAGTTGCCGAATGTGAAACAAAAGATCGGTGAAATCGAATTGGAGTTGCAGCGGGCGCGGCATTTCCTGTATTCCGTCGCAAGACAATGGGACGATGCCGACAAAGAGCAGCGTTCCAAGATGGCAGCTGAACTCGGCGCCGTGAAAGTCGCAGTGACCAACTCAGCGGTCGACATCGTTGATCTAGCGATGCGTGTGGCCGGAGCACATAGCTTGTCTGAACAATCCCCGCTTCAGCGTTATTATCGAGACGTGCGGGCAGGACTTCACAACCCGCCGATGGAAGACATGCTCATCCCGTCGCTTGCGGATTTTGCGATCGCCAATCAGGCAGCGAAGCAGCCGGTGAAATAAAGGCGAGATAGCTGGGGCAGAAGGCTGTTTCAATAGTATGATTGTTGCAAGAATTTAAAGCGGAAAACCCTTATCTAACAAGGGTTTTCCGCTTTTTTTATTGCCAAATACCAGCTGATAAAAAAATAGAAGAAATTCAAGTTTAAAGAGTTGGCAAATGCTATTTCATCGGATACAATTGGACACTTGTTGAAAAAATCTTGCGGGTGTGGCGGTCCTTTCAAATCATCACGCCAGCTGTCTATTGAAAGTAGAATTCTAAATTACGATTTCTTATCTTTTTTGTACGGCCTGGATTTGCACAACAGAACGATAAAGGAGGAATCAGATTGAAGAAATATGCATCCAGGACGGATTGGCCGGTCATGTGGATTAGTGGCGGTCTATTGGTGGCGTTTGTTCTAGCATCATTTATTAATGTGGAGATGGTATCATCTCTTGTAAATACAGCATTTGCCTTTGCGGTGAAGTACTTTGGCGCATTGTGGCAAGTATTATTGCTGGGAACGTTTTTTATTGCTTTGTTTTTAGGGTTTTCGAAATACGGAAAGATTCGGCTTGGGGGCATCGATAAGCCCGAGGTCAGCTATTTTAAATGGGTTGCCATGATCATGACGACTTTGCTTGCCGGGGGCGGCGTGTTTTGGGCTGCGGCAGAACCGATGTATCACTTCTTGGATCGGTCCCCTAATTTTGCGGGAGTAGAGTCCGGTACAGTGGAAGCAGTCGTGCCGGCGTTTGCGCAGTCATACTTGCATTGGGGCTTTCTTGCTTGGTCCATTCTCGGGACGCTTGGAACGATCGTGCTGATGTACGCGCATTATCAAAAAGGCATGCCGTTAAAACCACGGTCTTTGCTGTATCCATTACTTGGCGAAAAGATCATGGGGAAAAGCGTGCTGGGGACTGCCATTGACGCATCAGCCGTTATCGCGGTCGCAGCCGGCACCATTGGCCCAATTGGCTTTCTTGGCTTGCAGGCGGCTTACGGGCTGGAATCATTGTTCGGCGTGCCGAATACTTTGTTCACCCAAGTGATGATCATCGTTGCGGTCGTGGTGATCGCGACGATCTCTGCGATCACGGGACTTCGAAAAGGCATCCAATTCTTGAGCAATGTCAATATTTCGTTGACGCTTCTATTGATGCTGGTTATTTTAGTGATTGGACCAGGCGGCTTTATCGCCGATACTTTCTTAGCAGCATCCGGTATTCATTTACAGGAATTTTTGGCGATGAGCACATTCCGCGGAGATTCCGCGTGGCTGGGTTCTTGGACGATCTTTTTCTGGGGCTGGTTCCTCGGATATGGCCCGATGATGGCGATTTTCATCTCCACCATTACAAGAGGTCGGACGATTCGCGAATTAATACTGGCTGTGTCAGTTACGGCGCCGATCGTGACGGCGTTCTGGTTTACGGTAGTCGGCGGGACAGGCATGTTTTATGAGCTCGGGGAACCGGGTGTCATTTCTTCTGCCTTGAACGCGGACGGCATGCCGGCTGCGATGATGGCGATCACGCAGCAATTGCCGTTTGATACCGTCATTGCACCACTATTCTTATTGGTCACGATTCTTTTCGTAGTGACAACAGCGGATTCGATGGCTTACACCATTTCGGTCGCGATTACCGGTAGCGGCCATCCACCGAAAGCGATGCGCGTCTTTTGGGCGGTCATTATGGGGACGGTCGCCATCGTGCTATTGATGATTAGCGAAGGCGGCATTCAAGCCATCCAATCCTTTATCGTCGTCACGGCGATTCCGGTTTCCTTGCTGTTGCTGACAACGTTCTGGGCAGCGCCAAAAGCGGCCAAGACGATGTATGCCGAGCAATTCGGCAGCGAAGCAAGACGCCAGGCGAGAGTGGCGAAGACAGACGGAAATTAAGTTATGCTCGGAACTGATAAAGCGATTGAAGAAAGAAAGGGTGTCTTCAAAACGCACCGGTTTCACGTATAGCTTGAAAGCAATCGATGAACAGCATGAGACGGGCTATGATCTGTAATGGATCATGGCCCGTTTTTTTATTGGGCGATAAGCTTAAGTAATGAGATAAGTGCAAATGATGTCGGCGCTTACATTAATTTTCCCTTATGTGACATCTGTCACTAGCCGTTGCGGTTATACTTCCTGTACCTTAGCATAAGCAGACTATTGCTTCCGATATGGAATTTGCATCTAGAGGAGAAAATTCGCATGAAAAAAATAGCATGGATTACGGATACAGCTGCACAACTGGATGAGGCATTCATTCAACGGCATCATGTTTATGTATTGCCCCTTAGTGTCGTGTTTGACGACGGCTCGTACCGCGAATCGATCGATCTGACACAAGGAGAATTTTACGATAAATTACGTGCGGCAAAAGTGTCGCCGAAAACTTCACAACCAGCAATCGGTGAAATGACGGCCTTGTACGAAAAATTGCAGTCAGAAGACTATGAGTTGGCCGTGGCGCTTCATTTGTCGAGCGGCCTATCCGGCACGTTCAATAGCGCGCAATCAGCTGCCGATATGACAGATTTTCCGGTCTACCCGATCGATTCGAAAATCGGCTCGTTTCCGATGGGCAAGATGATCGAAATTGGCAATGAATTATTCGCTTCCGGCAAAGAACCGGAAGAAGTGGTGGAAACCATTAATCAATTGACCGCCAAAACGCATTTGTCGTTCATTCCGTCGAGTTTGAACCAATTGCATAAAAGCGGCCGGGTGTCAGGGACACAAGCCTTTCTGAGCAATATCCTCAATATCAAAGTGGTCATTACCTTTGTGGACGGGGTAACGGTCATGAAAGAAAAAGTCCGTTCGAACAAGCGCGCTAAGGAAAGTGTTAATTCCGCATTGCGTGCGGATATGGAATCTGGGATGGTGCCGGAAGTGGCAGTCATCCATTGCAATAACGAA
This is a stretch of genomic DNA from Planococcus maritimus. It encodes these proteins:
- a CDS encoding DegV family protein produces the protein MKKIAWITDTAAQLDEAFIQRHHVYVLPLSVVFDDGSYRESIDLTQGEFYDKLRAAKVSPKTSQPAIGEMTALYEKLQSEDYELAVALHLSSGLSGTFNSAQSAADMTDFPVYPIDSKIGSFPMGKMIEIGNELFASGKEPEEVVETINQLTAKTHLSFIPSSLNQLHKSGRVSGTQAFLSNILNIKVVITFVDGVTVMKEKVRSNKRAKESVNSALRADMESGMVPEVAVIHCNNEAGAQVWKDELMKEFSGLKVEVIQLSVCVGVHAGEGTTGLSWVTY
- a CDS encoding BCCT family transporter; this translates as MKKYASRTDWPVMWISGGLLVAFVLASFINVEMVSSLVNTAFAFAVKYFGALWQVLLLGTFFIALFLGFSKYGKIRLGGIDKPEVSYFKWVAMIMTTLLAGGGVFWAAAEPMYHFLDRSPNFAGVESGTVEAVVPAFAQSYLHWGFLAWSILGTLGTIVLMYAHYQKGMPLKPRSLLYPLLGEKIMGKSVLGTAIDASAVIAVAAGTIGPIGFLGLQAAYGLESLFGVPNTLFTQVMIIVAVVVIATISAITGLRKGIQFLSNVNISLTLLLMLVILVIGPGGFIADTFLAASGIHLQEFLAMSTFRGDSAWLGSWTIFFWGWFLGYGPMMAIFISTITRGRTIRELILAVSVTAPIVTAFWFTVVGGTGMFYELGEPGVISSALNADGMPAAMMAITQQLPFDTVIAPLFLLVTILFVVTTADSMAYTISVAITGSGHPPKAMRVFWAVIMGTVAIVLLMISEGGIQAIQSFIVVTAIPVSLLLLTTFWAAPKAAKTMYAEQFGSEARRQARVAKTDGN
- a CDS encoding SDR family NAD(P)-dependent oxidoreductase; protein product: MKYTVITGASSGIGYEAALAFAARGKNLILVARRETELNKLKENIQDINPDLDVVIKKADLSESDQVHALYESLKEYDIETFVNNAGFGNSATVAEQDVTKTEKMLRVNIEALTTLSTLYARDYADQEGAQLINVSSDLGYRIVSNAVTYAATKFYVSAFTEGLAQELQDNGARLKVKILAPSMTETEFVKTARELDDFSYSDNVQKFHTAKEMAQFMLDLYDSEQVVGKVNSETYEFELMDPVFQYTSRK
- a CDS encoding acyl-CoA dehydrogenase family protein; its protein translation is MDITKAETVEERMDILNETVAPFTERAARNDAERTFPFDNFKELKAINYPALTIPKEYGGAGISLSEMLRYQEAISRADGSTGLSIGWHMGIVKDLGETKKWDESVLEDLFDDIKARGALINNCATEKQTGSPTRGGKPSTMARKVDGSWVIDGRKSFTSMSPVLDYFNVTAVIEETGEVGYFLVPRSADGVAIDETWDSVAMTGTGSHDLVLTNVRVEEKALVEISTPGKKQPAGWLLHIPACYLGIAQAAQDYAIRFAQDYSPNSLNGPIIELPNVKQKIGEIELELQRARHFLYSVARQWDDADKEQRSKMAAELGAVKVAVTNSAVDIVDLAMRVAGAHSLSEQSPLQRYYRDVRAGLHNPPMEDMLIPSLADFAIANQAAKQPVK